ACGCCTCACCATCATGAAGCACACCAATTACTATTTTACCCACCGCGTCGTTGGGATCTTTTATTTGGGAAATTGATATAGCGTTATCCCGAAAATACTCCAGCATCTTTACCGCATCACCCAGTCGATTGAGTCGACCGTAGAGGGTTGGACATTGCGAGATGACTTCTACTAAAGTGAAGCCCTTTTTCTTAATAGCCTGCTTAATTAGGGTGCGCAAATGGGTTATATGATAGGTAGTACTTCGTGCCACAAAAACAGCACCAGCGGCCTGGGCAATACTGCAGGCATCGAAATTGCGCTCGGCCCACCCGTAAGGCGCAGTTTTGGCATATCTACCCTGGGGTGTCGTCGGTGAGGCTTGTCCACCAGTCATGCCATAATTAAAATTATTAATTAAAATCACAGTCATATCTAAGTTCCTGCGCGCCGCATGAATAAAATGATTACCACCGATTGCTAAAAGGTCCCCATCTCCAGCAATAACAATTACTTCTAATTCTGGATGCGCCAACTTTACACCGGTGGCTGATGGTATTGCTCGGCCGTGCAGAGTATGAAAAGTATCGGCGTCAATATAACCAGGAATCCGGGACGAGCAACCAATTCCGGAAACAATACAGATTTCGTCATTTTTTAGTCCAGACTCTATTATGGCTCGGATCATAGCATTCATCGCCGAGCCAATTCCACAACCCGGGCATAAAATATGCGGCAACCTTTCATCTACTCGAATATACTCAAATATTTCTGGTGTTTTCATAAAACTGATAAAATTTCTTCGGGGGTAATTAATTCACCGTCGTAACGATTTACATTAATTAATGTCACATCATGTTTAAGAACACGAGAGATTTCGCGAACCATTTGTCCTTGATTCATTTCCACAACAACAACCCGGCGGGCATTAGCTAACATATCTTTTAACTTTTGATAGTGAAACGGCCAAATTGTAATTAGGCGTAAAAACCCTATTTTCTTATTATGCTCTCGCTCGTATTCATATTTCGCTTCTAAAGCACTGCGTGCTGAACTTCCATAGGAAACGATAATCGTATCGGCATCTAAATCTTGATACTCGGTTAAATGGAGCCAATCGCGATTTTTGGTAATTTTTTCTTCAAGGCGATCAAGCTTCCATTTAATTACTTTGGGATCATTGGTCGGAAATCCATCTTTCCGATGAGTAAGTCCAGTAAGATGAATCCGATATCCTTCACCAAAATGGGCATACGGGGCGTCAAAATTTGTATCATCACCATAATGGTAATAATCATCACGCGGCTTAGTTAATGGTGGTGGTGTGTACATAGGAACTTCCCCGGGCAACTCCACAACCTCACGCATATGGCCCACAATCTCATCAGAGAGAATAATTACTGGTAATCTAAGACGAAGAGAAATTTCTATAGCTTTAATGGTCAACATATAGGATTCTAATACACTATAAGGTGATAGAGCAACAATTGGGTGATCGCCATGGGTACCCCAACGCGCGGCCATAACATCGGCCTGAGAAACTTTTGTCGGCAGCCCAGTAGCTGGTCCACCACGTTGCACATTTACGATGAGACATGGCACCTCGGCCATAACTGCATATCCGATACCCTCTTGCATCAAGGAGAAACCCGGACCAGATGTTGCGGTCATAGCCCGCATACCAGATGCCCCGGCCCCAATTACCGCACAAATACTGGCAATCTCGTCTTCCATCTGGATAAATACACCGCCTAATTTGGGAAGTTCCTCGGCCATAACTTCAGCGATTTCAGTGGACGGCGTTATCGGATAACCAGCAAAAAATCGGACACCGGCTTTTAGGGCTGCTAATGCGGTTGCTTCATTCCCGGATAAGAGTTGCATATATTTTAGCCTTCTTTCTTTTTCTTGCGCACAAAAATCGCCAAATCCGGACATCGAAATTCACATAGCCGATCGCCACTACAGGCTTCAACATTAATCACCTCTACTTTTAGGTCCTTGCCCAACGCCAAAACATCCTTCGGACAGAACTCAACACATATTCCGCACCCCTTACAAAACTCTTTAATAAGCTCAATCTCGATGCCGTTTTGGCCACAATAGCAAACACTCGTGGGATACTTTTTTCTCATTAGATAACTAATATAATAAATTAATCAATAATAGTCAAGGTGTTGTTAATTTTGCGATAACATTTTACTGACCGTCTGGGAATTATACTTATCGCCAGGGCTCCGGATAAATAAAGGTCCCTGGTAGGGGGTACCGTCCCTAGACGGTCCCCTACACGGCCGTTCCTTCTTGATTAGTTAGTTCTTGCCGATTTTCTAAATTTAACCAGAAGTTGACAATCACCACATTTTACATAAATATATTTAATATGCGTTATCGATATATCGACCACACCTCAGATCTCGGGGTCGAAATTTATGGTAAAGACCTTAACGAGCTCTTCATAAATGCCCAATATACCCTTTTCGATAATATTCTTGACCTGTCCTCAGTCGAGGCCAAAACCCCAAAAACCATTATTTTGGCCAGTGAATCCTTAGAAGAACTGTTTATGGATTGGCTGCGCGAACTATTATTTATTTTCGCTACGGAATATTTTATCACCAAAGAAGTGGCTTCGCTCCAGCTCACTGACAACACTTTAAAAGCTCAACTTCTTGGTGAGTATTTCGACAAATCTCGCCATCGGATAAAGATTGAAATTAAAACCCCAACCTATCATCACTATCAGATCACCAAAACTTCTGAGGGCTATAAAGCAACCGTAATTTTTGATGTTTAAGTGCCCCGCTACGCTCCGAGCGGTGAGATGGCTCGTAATCGGTTGACCACTTTTATTAAAACTTCGACTGTATAATCTAACTCTTCTTTTGTAGTATATTTATCTAAACTAAACCGCACTGGAGCGTTAATATATTTTAGGGGCACGCGCATCGCTAATAACACATGGGATGGCTGCCCCGACCCTGAAGAACATGCCGAACCCGAAGAAACGGCAATTCCTTCTAAATCTAAGTTCAATAACAGCGCCTCGCCTTCAATATAAGCAAAACCAATATTTAAGACATTACATACCCGATTCTGAGGATGACCGTTAAGATAGATCTCAGAAATATTGTTAACTATCTGGTTTTCTAAATAATTTCTTAAGGATTCAATTTTTTGTGGCACCCCTTGGGCTAGCTCTTCACGAGCGATCTTAACCGCAACCCCAAATCCAATAATTCCAGGAACATTTTCGGTACCTGGCCGGCGTTCATGTTCCTGCTCGCCACCATGAAGAATATTTGCAATCTGAATCCCGCGCCGCACATAGAGCGCTCCTACGCCCTTTGGCCCATGAATTTTATGAGCCGAGATTGTTAAAAGATCCACATCTAACTCCTTAACATTTATGGAAAGTTTGCCGGCGGCAGCCACAGCATCGGTATGGAATAGGGCCCCATGCTGATGAGCAATGCGCGCACATTCTTTTATGGGTTGGATTGTCCCGACTTCGTTATTTACATACATTATTGAGACCAGATAGGTTTGATCATTAATTATCTTTTTTAAGTCCTCAGGAT
The window above is part of the candidate division WOR-3 bacterium genome. Proteins encoded here:
- a CDS encoding 2-oxoacid:ferredoxin oxidoreductase subunit beta; the encoded protein is MKTPEIFEYIRVDERLPHILCPGCGIGSAMNAMIRAIIESGLKNDEICIVSGIGCSSRIPGYIDADTFHTLHGRAIPSATGVKLAHPELEVIVIAGDGDLLAIGGNHFIHAARRNLDMTVILINNFNYGMTGGQASPTTPQGRYAKTAPYGWAERNFDACSIAQAAGAVFVARSTTYHITHLRTLIKQAIKKKGFTLVEVISQCPTLYGRLNRLGDAVKMLEYFRDNAISISQIKDPNDAVGKIVIGVLHDGEASEYYETYKEIIRKAQAQKHHV
- a CDS encoding 2-oxoacid:acceptor oxidoreductase subunit alpha gives rise to the protein MSGFGDFCAQEKERRLKYMQLLSGNEATALAALKAGVRFFAGYPITPSTEIAEVMAEELPKLGGVFIQMEDEIASICAVIGAGASGMRAMTATSGPGFSLMQEGIGYAVMAEVPCLIVNVQRGGPATGLPTKVSQADVMAARWGTHGDHPIVALSPYSVLESYMLTIKAIEISLRLRLPVIILSDEIVGHMREVVELPGEVPMYTPPPLTKPRDDYYHYGDDTNFDAPYAHFGEGYRIHLTGLTHRKDGFPTNDPKVIKWKLDRLEEKITKNRDWLHLTEYQDLDADTIIVSYGSSARSALEAKYEYEREHNKKIGFLRLITIWPFHYQKLKDMLANARRVVVVEMNQGQMVREISRVLKHDVTLINVNRYDGELITPEEILSVL
- a CDS encoding 4Fe-4S binding protein, which encodes MRKKYPTSVCYCGQNGIEIELIKEFCKGCGICVEFCPKDVLALGKDLKVEVINVEACSGDRLCEFRCPDLAIFVRKKKKEG
- a CDS encoding archease produces the protein MRYRYIDHTSDLGVEIYGKDLNELFINAQYTLFDNILDLSSVEAKTPKTIILASESLEELFMDWLRELLFIFATEYFITKEVASLQLTDNTLKAQLLGEYFDKSRHRIKIEIKTPTYHHYQITKTSEGYKATVIFDV
- a CDS encoding aminotransferase class V-fold PLP-dependent enzyme, with product MRRVYLDSNSTTRLDPKVLQAMLPYLQEHFGNPSNLHSFGREVKEGLERARQEVAEFLGCSFPEIIFTSSGTESDNLALIGTYLTYGEKRNHLIISAIEHNAVRKAAYFLKKTHNITLTELPVDRYGQVNPEDLKKIINDQTYLVSIMYVNNEVGTIQPIKECARIAHQHGALFHTDAVAAAGKLSINVKELDVDLLTISAHKIHGPKGVGALYVRRGIQIANILHGGEQEHERRPGTENVPGIIGFGVAVKIAREELAQGVPQKIESLRNYLENQIVNNISEIYLNGHPQNRVCNVLNIGFAYIEGEALLLNLDLEGIAVSSGSACSSGSGQPSHVLLAMRVPLKYINAPVRFSLDKYTTKEELDYTVEVLIKVVNRLRAISPLGA